In the Sphingomonas sp. LM7 genome, one interval contains:
- a CDS encoding multidrug efflux SMR transporter encodes MAWAYLILGGLFEVGFTTCLRYADGFRNVPWSLGFLVSVTLSMLLLEIASRSIPMGTAYAVWTGIGALGTVIIGMLWFGEPFTLLRSLLVLGVVACIAGLKLTAH; translated from the coding sequence ATGGCATGGGCGTATCTGATCCTGGGCGGCCTGTTCGAAGTCGGCTTCACGACCTGCCTTCGCTATGCCGATGGCTTTCGCAACGTGCCCTGGTCGCTGGGTTTCCTCGTCTCGGTGACGCTGTCGATGCTCCTGCTCGAAATCGCATCGCGCAGTATCCCGATGGGCACGGCCTATGCGGTGTGGACCGGCATCGGCGCACTCGGCACGGTGATCATCGGCATGCTCTGGTTCGGCGAGCCGTTCACGCTGCTGCGCTCGCTGCTGGTCCTCGGTGTGGTCGCCT
- the ispG gene encoding flavodoxin-dependent (E)-4-hydroxy-3-methylbut-2-enyl-diphosphate synthase: MSLRPWRDIVRRQSRQIMVGNVPVGGDAPVTVQTMTNTPTSDPRATIDQIRRCEDAGVDIIRVSCPDVESTAALKQIVRASRVPIVADIHFHYKRALEAADAGAACLRINPGNIGSADRVNEVVNAAKANGCAIRIGVNAGSLEKDLLEKYGEPCPEALVESALDHIKLLQDRDFHEFKVAVKASDLFLAVAAYQQLADQVDCPLHLGITEAGGFVGGTVKSAIGMGSLLWYGIGDTIRVSLSAEPEEEVRVGFEILKALGIRNRGVRVVSCPSCARQGFDVIRTVQALEERLQHIRTPMSLSVLGCVVNGPGEARETDIGITGGGNGKHMVYLSGVTDHHVQDADMVSHIVKLVEAKAAEIEAAESAAAQAAE, from the coding sequence ATGTCCCTCCGCCCGTGGCGCGATATCGTGCGTCGACAGAGTCGCCAGATCATGGTGGGCAACGTCCCCGTCGGCGGCGACGCGCCGGTGACGGTGCAGACGATGACCAACACGCCGACCAGCGATCCGCGCGCGACGATCGACCAGATCCGCCGCTGCGAGGATGCCGGCGTCGACATCATTCGCGTGTCGTGCCCCGATGTGGAGAGCACCGCGGCATTGAAGCAGATCGTCCGCGCCAGCCGCGTGCCGATCGTCGCCGACATCCATTTCCACTATAAGCGCGCGCTAGAGGCCGCCGATGCCGGCGCCGCATGCCTGCGGATCAATCCGGGCAACATCGGCAGCGCCGATCGCGTCAACGAAGTGGTCAACGCTGCCAAGGCCAATGGCTGCGCGATCCGCATCGGCGTCAATGCCGGCAGCCTCGAAAAGGACCTGCTCGAAAAATATGGTGAGCCGTGCCCCGAGGCGCTGGTCGAATCCGCGCTTGACCATATCAAGCTGCTCCAGGACCGCGACTTCCACGAGTTCAAGGTGGCGGTGAAGGCCAGCGACCTGTTCCTTGCGGTCGCCGCCTATCAGCAACTCGCCGACCAGGTCGATTGCCCGCTGCACCTTGGCATCACCGAGGCGGGCGGGTTCGTCGGCGGCACGGTCAAGTCGGCGATCGGGATGGGCTCGCTGCTCTGGTACGGAATCGGCGACACGATCCGCGTCTCCTTGTCCGCCGAGCCGGAAGAAGAAGTCCGCGTCGGCTTCGAAATCCTCAAGGCGCTCGGCATTCGCAACCGCGGCGTCCGCGTGGTGAGTTGCCCCAGTTGCGCGCGGCAGGGCTTTGACGTGATCCGCACTGTCCAGGCGCTGGAAGAACGGCTCCAGCACATCCGCACGCCAATGTCGCTCTCGGTACTCGGCTGCGTGGTCAACGGCCCCGGCGAGGCCCGTGAGACCGATATCGGCATCACCGGCGGCGGTAACGGCAAGCACATGGTCTATCTGTCGGGCGTCACCGACCACCATGTCCAGGACGCCGACATGGTCTCGCACATCGTCAAGCTCGTCGAAGCCAAGGCCGCCGAGATCGAAGCCGCGGAGAGCGCGGCCGCGCAGGCTGCGGAGTGA
- a CDS encoding GNAT family N-acetyltransferase, which translates to MTDIRPATPADVPLILRLVRELAEFEREPDAVEATEEMLTAALFGERRAAEAVIAEVVGAPAGFALFFQNFSTWTGRPGIYLEDLYVTPSARGAGVGTALLRHLAGIALDRGCGRFEWAVLDWNEPAIQFYRAMGAVGMDEWRVQRVAGDALVALAGR; encoded by the coding sequence ATGACCGATATACGCCCAGCCACGCCCGCCGACGTGCCGCTGATCCTGCGGCTGGTCCGCGAGCTTGCCGAATTCGAGCGCGAGCCCGATGCCGTCGAGGCGACCGAAGAAATGCTGACCGCGGCCTTGTTCGGCGAACGTCGGGCGGCCGAGGCAGTGATCGCCGAAGTGGTCGGCGCGCCTGCGGGTTTCGCATTGTTCTTCCAGAATTTTTCGACCTGGACCGGCCGGCCGGGGATCTATCTAGAGGACCTGTACGTCACGCCATCCGCGCGCGGCGCGGGCGTCGGCACGGCGCTGCTGCGGCACCTGGCCGGGATCGCGCTGGATCGCGGCTGCGGCCGCTTCGAATGGGCGGTGCTCGACTGGAACGAGCCGGCGATCCAATTCTATCGCGCGATGGGCGCAGTCGGCATGGACGAATGGCGCGTCCAGCGGGTCGCGGGCGATGCACTTGTCGCGCTGGCGGGGAGATAA
- a CDS encoding TIGR02281 family clan AA aspartic protease has product MRLAFLSVVAVGIVIGLMAPSKRASAPVATAAEAQPADAPKETVIQPDRNGHFFAFAEVDGEMIKFVVDTGADMVALTEEDARRARIKFDPDGFEVIGRGASGDVYGQRVVIDDVVLDGKRVRDVHGAVIEDLDVSLLGQSFLRHMRSVHMTGGEMRLK; this is encoded by the coding sequence ATGCGGTTGGCATTTCTCTCGGTGGTGGCGGTGGGAATCGTCATCGGCCTGATGGCGCCGTCGAAGCGTGCATCCGCGCCGGTCGCCACTGCGGCCGAAGCGCAGCCCGCCGATGCCCCCAAGGAAACCGTGATCCAACCCGATCGCAACGGCCATTTCTTCGCCTTTGCCGAAGTGGATGGCGAGATGATCAAGTTCGTTGTCGATACCGGCGCGGACATGGTCGCGCTCACCGAGGAAGATGCCAGGCGCGCCCGGATCAAGTTCGATCCGGACGGGTTCGAAGTGATCGGCCGCGGCGCATCGGGCGACGTCTATGGCCAGCGCGTGGTCATCGACGATGTGGTCCTCGACGGGAAGCGCGTCCGCGACGTCCATGGCGCGGTGATCGAGGACCTCGACGTGTCGCTGCTCGGCCAGTCCTTCCTGCGCCATATGCGCTCGGTCCACATGACCGGCGGCGAGATGCGCCTCAAATAA
- a CDS encoding DMT family transporter, which translates to MRTAQTSAFAAACLGIALYAVMDAVMKAVSIEIGAYNTLVWRLGVAVLLTGAIYAFTRPRLPARSTMQVHFGRSILVAAMAISFFWGIVRVPLAEAIALSFIAPLIALGLAALFLKEQIGAHSVWGSMLGLAGVAVVVAGRVGGTHSHDTLVGMGAVLFSAVVYAMNLVVARHQAQLAKPLEIAFFQNLFVLGLLSLAAPWLLALPAAQHWPGIGAAALLAICSLLLLSWAYARAEAQVLVTVEYTAFIWASLMGWWMFGEKLTLATIAGTVLIVAGCLLAVRRQAGRGAAPEAEAALT; encoded by the coding sequence ATGCGTACCGCCCAGACCTCCGCCTTTGCCGCCGCCTGCCTTGGCATCGCGCTCTATGCGGTGATGGACGCCGTGATGAAGGCGGTGTCGATCGAGATCGGCGCGTACAACACGCTGGTCTGGCGGCTCGGTGTCGCCGTGCTGCTGACCGGCGCGATCTATGCCTTCACCCGGCCCAGGCTGCCGGCGCGCAGCACGATGCAGGTGCATTTCGGCCGCTCGATCCTCGTCGCGGCGATGGCGATCTCGTTCTTCTGGGGGATCGTCCGGGTGCCGCTGGCCGAGGCGATCGCCCTGTCGTTCATTGCCCCGCTGATCGCGCTGGGGCTGGCCGCGCTGTTCCTCAAGGAGCAGATCGGCGCGCATTCGGTGTGGGGATCGATGCTCGGACTCGCCGGCGTCGCGGTGGTTGTCGCCGGGCGAGTCGGCGGCACGCACAGCCACGACACGCTGGTGGGGATGGGCGCGGTGCTGTTCTCCGCCGTGGTCTATGCGATGAACCTCGTCGTCGCGCGCCACCAGGCACAGCTCGCCAAGCCGCTGGAAATCGCCTTCTTCCAGAATTTGTTCGTGCTCGGGCTGCTCTCGCTGGCGGCGCCGTGGCTGCTGGCGCTGCCGGCGGCGCAGCATTGGCCGGGGATCGGCGCAGCGGCCTTGCTGGCGATCTGCTCGCTGCTGCTGCTGTCCTGGGCCTATGCCCGCGCAGAAGCGCAGGTGCTGGTCACCGTCGAATATACCGCGTTCATCTGGGCTTCGCTGATGGGCTGGTGGATGTTCGGCGAAAAGCTCACGCTCGCGACCATCGCGGGCACCGTCCTGATCGTCGCGGGATGCCTGCTCGCCGTGCGCAGGCAGGCCGGCCGCGGTGCCGCTCCCGAAGCAGAGGCTGCCCTGACATGA